In Nocardia asteroides, the following proteins share a genomic window:
- a CDS encoding AAA family ATPase yields MDPVRNPYAPGAGQRPPELAGRDKQLAAFDIVLERVARGRPERSVMLTGLRGVGKTVLLNQLRSAAISRGWGTGKIEARPDQDLRRPLSSALHMAVRAIAMAHRNPEHVDDFLGILKAFALRATADKGMRERWQPGIDVPAVTGRADSGDIEIDLIELFKEAAALAADIGVGIGIFIDEMQDLGPADVSAICGACHELSQDGAPLIVVGAGLPHLPAVLSASKSYSERLFSYHRIDRLDRQSADLALIAPAEREEVKFTEDALDSLYQKADGYPYFVQAYGKAAWDQAPDSPITAEDVDVAAPAAEEELAVGFFGSRYERATPAEREYMRAMADLAGDDGPVATAAVAAELGRKPASVSPARDGLIKKGLIYSAERGTIGFTVPHFGRYLRSV; encoded by the coding sequence ATGGACCCCGTGCGCAATCCCTACGCACCCGGCGCCGGCCAGCGTCCACCCGAATTGGCCGGACGGGACAAGCAACTGGCCGCCTTCGACATCGTGCTCGAGCGGGTCGCCCGCGGCAGGCCCGAGCGCAGCGTGATGCTCACCGGACTGCGCGGCGTCGGAAAGACCGTGCTGCTCAACCAGCTTCGCTCGGCCGCCATCTCGCGCGGCTGGGGCACCGGCAAGATCGAGGCCCGACCGGACCAGGACCTGCGCCGTCCGCTGTCCTCGGCGCTGCACATGGCGGTGCGCGCGATCGCGATGGCGCACCGCAATCCCGAGCACGTCGACGACTTCCTCGGCATCCTCAAGGCCTTCGCCCTGCGCGCCACCGCCGACAAGGGCATGCGCGAACGCTGGCAGCCCGGCATCGACGTGCCCGCGGTGACCGGCCGGGCCGATTCCGGCGACATCGAGATCGACCTGATCGAGCTGTTCAAGGAGGCCGCGGCGCTGGCCGCCGACATCGGCGTGGGGATCGGCATCTTCATCGACGAGATGCAGGACCTGGGCCCGGCCGACGTGTCGGCCATCTGCGGCGCGTGCCACGAGCTGAGCCAGGACGGGGCGCCGCTGATCGTCGTCGGCGCTGGGCTGCCGCATCTGCCCGCGGTGCTCTCGGCGTCGAAGAGCTATTCGGAGCGGCTGTTCAGCTATCACCGCATCGACCGGCTCGACCGGCAGTCGGCCGACCTGGCGCTGATCGCTCCGGCCGAACGCGAGGAGGTGAAGTTCACCGAGGACGCGCTCGACTCGCTATACCAGAAGGCCGACGGCTACCCGTATTTCGTGCAGGCCTACGGCAAGGCCGCCTGGGATCAGGCGCCGGACAGCCCGATCACCGCCGAGGACGTCGACGTGGCGGCGCCCGCCGCCGAGGAGGAACTGGCGGTCGGCTTCTTCGGCTCCCGGTACGAGCGGGCCACCCCGGCCGAACGCGAGTACATGCGCGCCATGGCCGACCTGGCGGGCGACGACGGCCCGGTCGCCACCGCCGCGGTGGCCGCCGAGCTGGGCCGCAAGCCCGCCTCGGTCTCCCCCGCGCGGGACGGCCTGATCAAGAAGGGGCTCATCTATTCGGCCGAGCGCGGCACGATCGGCTTCACGGTCCCGCACTTCGGCCGCTACCTCCGGAGCGTATGA
- a CDS encoding alpha/beta fold hydrolase, with amino-acid sequence MSENIAIAAPAGRRATVVADDGVPIAVRLFGSADAAVTVVFVHGHCLHTESWSFLREHLLRHWDADTRMVFYDHRGHGESGHAGHETYTIDQLAADLDAVLRAVAPTGPVVLVGHSMGAMVLLAYARLFPAAIGERIAGIGLISGAAAGLTEVGLGRLLNRHAVASLQRVVLHAPGVLQASKRFSRWIFGPLIREASTGTRRVNPRVWAIATAILNDTPLLTMSGFLSSLRDFDEARTLHRLGDLPALVLAGSADLMVPFAHSVVLASQLAGAELVRLEGAGHGVILERAEEVAHSIAGLVERAAAGIGKNYAVAG; translated from the coding sequence ATGTCGGAGAACATCGCCATCGCCGCACCGGCGGGCCGTCGGGCCACCGTCGTCGCCGACGACGGCGTGCCGATCGCGGTCCGCCTCTTCGGCAGCGCCGACGCCGCGGTCACCGTCGTCTTCGTGCACGGACACTGCCTGCACACCGAATCCTGGTCCTTCCTGCGCGAGCATCTGCTCCGGCACTGGGACGCCGACACCAGGATGGTCTTCTACGACCACCGCGGGCACGGCGAATCCGGTCACGCCGGCCACGAGACCTACACGATCGACCAGTTGGCGGCCGACCTCGACGCGGTCCTGCGCGCGGTCGCGCCCACCGGCCCGGTCGTCCTGGTCGGCCATTCGATGGGCGCGATGGTCCTGCTGGCCTACGCCCGGCTGTTCCCCGCGGCAATCGGCGAGCGCATCGCGGGGATCGGGCTCATCTCCGGCGCCGCCGCCGGGCTCACCGAGGTGGGCCTCGGCAGGCTGCTCAACCGGCACGCCGTGGCGTCGCTGCAGCGGGTGGTGCTGCACGCGCCCGGCGTGCTGCAGGCCTCGAAGCGCTTCTCGCGCTGGATCTTCGGGCCGCTGATCCGCGAGGCGAGCACCGGGACCCGGCGGGTGAACCCGCGGGTCTGGGCGATCGCGACCGCGATCCTCAACGACACCCCGCTGCTGACCATGTCGGGTTTCCTGAGCTCACTGCGCGACTTCGACGAGGCGCGCACCCTGCACCGGCTGGGCGATCTGCCCGCCCTGGTGCTGGCGGGCTCGGCCGATCTGATGGTTCCGTTCGCGCATTCGGTGGTACTCGCCTCGCAACTGGCGGGCGCCGAGCTGGTCCGGCTGGAGGGGGCGGGACACGGCGTCATCCTCGAGCGCGCCGAAGAGGTCGCGCACTCGATCGCCGGCCTGGTCGAGCGCGCCGCGGCGGGCATCGGCAAGAACTACGCCGTGGCGGGCTGA
- a CDS encoding thiolase family protein — MRRAAIVAPVRTPSGVEGGALSGMPAEWLATTVLSAVLERSGIDPLRIEDVAMACVDGGLADVPAIGALAARGAGLPFAVPGFLTDRHGGSGLQAVITAAMMVQTGAADVVVAGGVECAATPSTLPGGTAGLRNAERLAHYYGIDRTTADEFAVASHRKAARAWRQGAFAAEVVPVGVAAGVAEHGITRDEGVRDDLSTHTLAGLRPLLAEGVVTVGNMSAHRLGASACLVVAEDRLDELGLTPMAFLAGWAAAGCDSVGPALGAAPAVAKLLARTGCSLDEIDLLEINEGYAVEVLALATEWELDPLGRLNVNGSDIALGHPVGATGLRIMTTMLHELGRTGGRYGLEAIALGHDHGIAALFESADAPEPAETPRGARFHGVRSGRRPGRHRA, encoded by the coding sequence ATGAGAAGAGCCGCGATCGTGGCGCCCGTCCGAACGCCGAGCGGCGTGGAGGGCGGCGCGCTGTCCGGGATGCCCGCCGAGTGGCTGGCGACCACGGTGCTATCGGCCGTGCTCGAGCGTTCCGGGATCGACCCGCTGCGGATCGAGGACGTCGCGATGGCCTGTGTCGACGGCGGGCTCGCCGACGTTCCCGCCATCGGCGCGCTGGCCGCGCGCGGGGCCGGGCTGCCGTTCGCGGTGCCCGGATTCCTCACCGACCGGCACGGCGGCAGCGGGCTGCAGGCGGTGATCACGGCCGCGATGATGGTGCAGACCGGAGCCGCCGACGTGGTCGTCGCCGGCGGGGTCGAGTGCGCGGCCACCCCGTCGACCCTGCCGGGCGGGACGGCGGGCCTGCGCAATGCCGAACGGCTCGCGCACTACTACGGCATCGACCGCACGACGGCCGACGAGTTCGCGGTGGCCAGTCATCGCAAGGCGGCGCGGGCCTGGCGGCAGGGCGCCTTCGCGGCCGAGGTGGTGCCGGTGGGGGTGGCCGCGGGCGTGGCCGAGCACGGGATCACGCGCGACGAGGGCGTGCGCGACGACCTGTCGACGCACACGCTGGCCGGGTTGCGGCCGCTGCTCGCCGAGGGCGTGGTGACGGTGGGGAACATGAGCGCGCACCGGCTCGGCGCCTCGGCCTGCCTGGTCGTGGCGGAGGACCGGCTCGACGAACTCGGCCTGACCCCGATGGCCTTCCTCGCGGGCTGGGCGGCGGCCGGTTGCGACAGCGTCGGCCCCGCGCTCGGCGCCGCGCCCGCGGTGGCGAAACTGCTGGCCCGCACCGGCTGCTCGCTCGACGAGATCGACCTGCTCGAGATCAACGAGGGGTACGCGGTGGAGGTGCTGGCGCTGGCCACCGAGTGGGAGCTGGATCCGCTGGGCAGGCTCAATGTGAACGGCTCCGACATCGCCCTCGGTCATCCGGTCGGCGCCACCGGCCTGCGGATCATGACGACGATGCTGCACGAACTCGGCCGCACCGGCGGCCGCTACGGGCTGGAGGCCATCGCGCTGGGGCACGACCACGGCATCGCCGCGCTGTTCGAATCGGCGGACGCGCCGGAACCGGCCGAGACCCCGCGCGGAGCCAGGTTCCACGGCGTCCGGAGTGGGCGGCGGCCGGGCAGACACCGGGCCTGA